In one Drosophila pseudoobscura strain MV-25-SWS-2005 chromosome X, UCI_Dpse_MV25, whole genome shotgun sequence genomic region, the following are encoded:
- the Cbl gene encoding E3 ubiquitin-protein ligase CBL-B-B — MATRGTARVQSQPKIFPSLFSKLHGAISEACVSQRLSTDKKTLEKTWKLMDKVVKLCQQPKMNLKNSPPFILDILPDTYQRLRLIYSKNEDQMHLLHANEHFNVFINNLMRKCKQAIKLFKEGKEKMFDENSHYRRNLTKLSLVFSHMLSELKAIFPNGVFAGDQFRITKADAADFWKSNFGNSTLVPWKIFRQELNKVHPISSGLEAMALKTTIDLTCNDFISNFEFDVFTRLFQPWVTLLRNWQILAVTHPGYVAFLTYDEVKARLQRYILKAGSYVFRLSCTRLGQWAIGYVTAEGEILQTIPQNKSLCQALLDGHREGFYLYPDGQAYNPDLSCAVQSPTEDHITVTQEQYELYCEMGSTFQLCKICAENDKDIRIEPCGHLLCTPCLTSWQVDSEGQGCPFCRAEIKGTEQIVVDAFDPRKQHNRNVTNGRQQQQDDDDTEDMGDFNIATSSLHALSTSAAAGAAAEKHSPHTSPRLGRRSTTPSLMAVQNDLYSGGSPVLSLPSSSSSSTSSAATAGAAAASSSASTSGTAAGSSSQPQPSAPPASAVLSNGGGASISQKSTNRMSAPLIGSCVANSTYGQKLPGKSENSASSGSGSDTASTSSYAILQNLQDSASGSGTASAVVAPPLPPRKSSPGVETPGKVTAPPTTSKSIDNIQCSMDNVPPQTTAPPIPPHVTPSVDTLAEDLMRQQRIATSTTSPVLSLLDEDIVEVGPAETISGVIDTRPLEARGVTLTRQDSASSHYTQLCTTSTGGSVALAAAATLANGKKAAPKQTVTQTTTTAAGTAPAPPQQHQQQQHQQQQQKQQQQQAQPLLYANVTINQKDCGSVPYENINLEYIARLMNAGYSKENAITALGISRNNVEMAGDILREFVSKNSA; from the exons aTGGCGACGAGAGGCACAGCTCGTGTGCAATCACAACCAAAAATTTTTCCTTCACTCTTTTCGAAACTGCACGGTGCCATCTCGGAGGCATGCGTCTCGCAGCGTCTGTCCACGGACAAGAAGACGCTGGAGAAGACGTGGAAACTGATGGACAAGGTGGTCAAGCTGTGCCAGCAGCCCAAAATGAACCTCAAGAACAGTCCACCCTTCATACTGGATATACTGCCGGACACGTATCAGCGACTGCGCCTCATCTACTCCAAGAACGAGGACCAGATGCACCTCCTGCACGCCAACGAGCACTTCAACGTCTTCATCAACAATCTGATGCGCAAATGCAAGCAGGCCATCAAGCTCTTCAAGGAGGGGAAGGAGAAGATGTTCGACGAGAACTCCCATTACCGCCGCAACCTGACCAAACTTAGTTTGGTCTTTTCGCACATGCTGAGCGAGCTCAAGGCGATATTCCCCAACGGGGTCTTTGCCGGCGATCAGTTCCGAATCACCAAGGCCGATGCGGCCGACTTCTGGAAGAGTAATTTTGGTAACAG CACACTGGTGCCTTGGAAGATCTTTCGACAGGAGCTAAACAAAGTGCATCCGATATCGTCGGGGCTGGAGGCTATGGCCCTGAAGACCACCATTGACCTGACGTGCAACGACTTTATCTCGAATTTTGAATTCGATGTCTTCACGCGTCTGTTTCAGCCGTGGGTTACATTGCTGCGCAACTGGCAAATCCTGGCCGTCACCCATCCGGGCTATGTGGCGTTTCTCACATACGACGAGGTGAAGGCGCGTCTCCAGCGCTACATCCTCAAGGCCGGCAGCTATGTCTTTCGTTTGTCCTGCACACGACTCGGCCAGTGGGCCATCGGCTATGTGACGGCAGAGGGCGAGATTCTGCAAACGATTCCACAGAACAAATCGCTATGCCAGGCGCTGCTCGATGGTCATCG CGAGGGCTTCTACTTGTATCCAGATGGCCAAGCCTACAATCCGGATCTGTCCTGTGCCGTGCAAAGTCCTACCGAGGATCACATAACTGtaacacaagaacaatacgaACTATACTGTGAAATGG GCAGCACCTTTCAGTTGTGCAAAATCTGTGCGGAAAACGACAAGGATATCCGGATCGAGCCCTGCGGTCATCTGCTGTGCACGCCCTGCCTCACCTCCTGGCAGGTTGACTCTGAGGGACAG GGCTGTCCCTTCTGTCGCGCCGAGATCAAGGGCACCGAACAGATCGTTGTGGATGCCTTCGATCCGCGCAAGCAACACAATCGCAATGTCACCAATgggcgacagcagcagcaggacgacGACGATACAGAG GACATGGGCGACTTCAACATAGCCACCTCCTCGCTGCACGCCCTCAGTACCTCGGCAGCCGCTGGGGCCGCCGCGGAGAAGCACAGTCCGCACACCTCGCCGCGTCTTGGACGGCGCAGCACCACGCCCAGCCTGATGGCCGTGCAGAACGATCTCTATTCGGGCGGCAGTCCGGTCCTCAGTctgcccagctccagctcctcgtcCACATCATCGGCGGCAacggcaggagcagcagcagcatcatcatcagcatcaacatcagGCACCGCTGCAGGATCGTCCTCGCAGCCCCAGCCCTCGGCCCCGCCGGCCTCCGCTGTCCTGAGCAATGGAGGAGGAGCCAGCATCAGCCAGAAGTCGACGAACCGCATGAGTGCTCCCCTGATCGGTTCGTGCGTGGCCAACTCCACGTACGGCCAGAAGTTGCCTGGAAAATCGGAGAACTCTGCgtccagcggcagcggcagtgacACCGCCTCGACCAGCTCGTATGCCATCCTCCAGAACCTGCAGGATTCGGCCTCTGGGTCGGGCACCGCTTCAGCTGTGGTGGCACCTCCACTCCCGCCGCGTAAGTCCTCTCCGGGCGTCGAGACTCCGGGCAAGGTGACTGCCCCGCCGACCACCAGCAAGAGTATCGACAACATTCAGTGCAGCATGGACAACGTGCCGCCCCAGACGACAGCTCCGCCGATTCCGCCGCATGTGACGCCCAGCGTGGACACCCTGGCCGAGGACTTGATGCGGCAGCAGCGCATAGCGACGAGCACCACCTCCCCAGTGTTGTCCCTGCTGGACGAGGACATCGTGGAGGTGGGGCCCGCGGAGACCATCAGCGGCGTAATCGATACCCGCCCCCTAGAGGCCCGTGGCGTGACCCTCACCAGGCAGGACTCGGCCTCCTCGCACTACACACAGCTATGCACCACCAGCACTGGCGGGTCGGTGGCGCTGGCAGCCGCCGCAACCCTTGCCAACGGCAAAAAGGCCGCTCCCAAGCAGACAGTGACCCAGACAACGACGACAGCGGCGGGGACTGCACCTGCGCCtccacagcagcaccagcaacagcagcatcagcaacaacagcagaagcaacagcagcagcaggcccaaCCGCTGCTCTACGCAAACGTGACGATCAATCAAAAAGACTGCGGCTCCGTTCCCTACGAGAACATCAATTTGGAGTATATAGCGCGCCTGATGAACGCGGGATACTCCAAGGAGAATGCAATCACTGCTCTGGGGATATCGCGCAACAACGTCGAGATGGCTGGCGACATACTGCGCGAGTTTGTCTCCAAGAATAGCGCCTAA